The proteins below are encoded in one region of Streptomyces cyanogenus:
- a CDS encoding saccharopine dehydrogenase, with amino-acid sequence MTQLHLWLRHEPRTTERRTPVVPGDARRLVDGGVTLTVEESPQRIFPVEEYEAAGCRRAPAGSWVTAPRDAVILGLKELPDEPAELPHRHIFFGHAYKQQPGAAELLRRFAAGGGALLDLEYLVDEEGRRLAAFGFWAGYLGAALAVLRHRGRLTAPLAPTAKDDLDAVLRPRAGDPEFRALVIGALGRSGRGAWAAFRTAGVEATRWDLAETRDLDRPALLGHDVLVNAVLATGPVPPFLREEDLDSPARRLRTVCDVTCDVGSPFNVLPVYDRTTDWTEPVRRLREEPPLDLIAIDNLPSLLPRESSTDFSAALLPQLLAFGPGGAWGRCLDRFHQACRELGIREEEGTS; translated from the coding sequence ATGACCCAGCTTCATCTGTGGCTGCGCCACGAGCCCCGTACCACCGAACGGCGCACGCCGGTCGTACCCGGCGACGCCCGCCGGCTGGTCGACGGCGGGGTGACGCTGACCGTCGAGGAGTCCCCGCAGCGGATCTTCCCCGTCGAGGAGTACGAGGCGGCCGGCTGCCGCCGCGCCCCGGCGGGCTCCTGGGTGACGGCACCCCGGGACGCGGTGATCCTCGGCCTGAAGGAACTCCCCGACGAACCGGCCGAGTTGCCGCACCGGCACATCTTCTTCGGGCACGCCTACAAGCAGCAGCCGGGCGCCGCCGAGCTGCTGCGCCGGTTCGCGGCCGGCGGCGGGGCGCTGCTGGACCTGGAGTACCTGGTGGACGAGGAGGGCCGCCGGCTGGCCGCCTTCGGTTTCTGGGCGGGCTATCTGGGCGCCGCGCTCGCCGTGCTCCGGCACCGGGGCCGGCTGACGGCGCCGCTCGCCCCCACGGCCAAGGACGACCTGGACGCCGTGCTGCGCCCGCGGGCCGGGGACCCGGAGTTCAGGGCGCTGGTGATCGGCGCCCTCGGACGCAGCGGGCGGGGCGCCTGGGCCGCCTTCCGCACGGCGGGCGTCGAGGCGACCCGCTGGGACCTGGCGGAGACCCGGGACCTGGACCGGCCGGCCCTGCTCGGGCACGACGTCCTGGTCAACGCGGTCCTCGCCACCGGCCCGGTCCCGCCGTTCCTGCGCGAGGAGGACCTGGACTCCCCGGCCCGCCGGCTGCGCACCGTGTGCGACGTCACCTGTGACGTCGGCTCCCCGTTCAACGTGCTGCCGGTCTACGACCGCACCACCGACTGGACGGAGCCGGTGCGCAGGCTGCGCGAGGAGCCGCCGCTGGACCTGATCGCCATCGACAACCTGCCGTCCCTGCTGCCCCGGGAGTCCAGCACCGACTTCTCGGCGGCCCTGCTGCCGCAGCTGCTCGCCTTCGGCCCTGGCGGCGCCTGGGGCCGTTGTCTCGACCGGTTCCACCAGGCCTGCCGTGAACTCGGTATCCGGGAAGAGGAGGGGACGTCATGA
- a CDS encoding saccharopine dehydrogenase family protein has product MTGRVPASGTVHWVGAGLSTGSGLAALCASAGRVLLWHRTADRAAEALAGLGLTGRAEPRALTPGALAAALEPGDAVVSMLPAPEHAGLLAACVRAGAHFACSSYVSPEVAEQVPAARAAGVVVLTEAGLDPGVDHLFAHSLIGRARARIGEQTPAGYRLTSYCGGVPAVPNDFRYRFSWAPLGVLNALRSPARYLEDGAETTAGRPWEATRPLVLGGETFEAYPNRDSLPFLARYDLPAAWTARTFVRGTLRLDGWRKAWEPVFEELTAADDERIAALARELAAAHPTTKADRDRVVLSVSLEVDTGAGRPWTGAYLLDTTGDTDESAMARCVSRPLALGVRHILDGSLPAGLHRAAETAQRADRWLAELAEEGMEFMLTLGQ; this is encoded by the coding sequence ATGACCGGCCGTGTCCCGGCGAGCGGCACCGTCCACTGGGTCGGCGCCGGACTGTCCACCGGCAGCGGACTGGCCGCGCTGTGCGCCTCGGCCGGCCGGGTCCTGCTGTGGCACCGCACCGCCGACCGCGCGGCCGAGGCCCTGGCCGGCCTGGGCCTGACCGGCCGCGCCGAGCCCCGCGCCCTCACCCCCGGCGCCCTCGCCGCCGCGCTGGAGCCCGGGGACGCCGTGGTGTCGATGCTGCCGGCACCGGAGCACGCCGGGCTGCTCGCCGCCTGTGTGCGCGCCGGGGCGCACTTCGCGTGCTCCAGCTATGTGTCGCCGGAGGTGGCCGAGCAGGTGCCGGCCGCGCGGGCGGCGGGCGTGGTCGTCCTCACCGAGGCGGGCCTGGACCCGGGTGTCGACCACCTCTTCGCGCACAGCCTGATCGGCCGGGCCCGGGCGCGGATCGGCGAGCAGACCCCGGCCGGCTACCGGCTCACCTCCTACTGCGGCGGCGTCCCGGCCGTGCCGAACGACTTCCGCTACCGCTTCAGCTGGGCGCCGCTCGGCGTCCTGAACGCCCTTCGCTCGCCCGCGCGTTACCTGGAGGACGGCGCCGAGACCACGGCCGGGCGCCCCTGGGAGGCGACCCGGCCGCTCGTCCTGGGCGGCGAGACCTTCGAGGCGTACCCCAACCGCGACAGCCTCCCGTTCCTCGCCCGGTACGACCTGCCCGCCGCCTGGACGGCGCGCACCTTCGTGCGGGGCACCCTGCGGCTGGACGGCTGGCGGAAGGCGTGGGAGCCGGTCTTCGAGGAGCTGACGGCGGCCGACGACGAGCGGATCGCCGCGCTGGCCCGGGAGCTGGCGGCGGCCCACCCGACCACCAAGGCCGACCGCGACCGGGTGGTGCTCTCCGTCTCCCTGGAGGTCGACACGGGCGCGGGCCGCCCCTGGACCGGCGCCTACCTGCTCGACACGACCGGTGACACCGACGAGTCCGCGATGGCCCGCTGCGTCTCCCGCCCGCTCGCCCTCGGCGTCCGGCACATCCTGGACGGCAGCCTGCCGGCCGGCCTGCACCGGGCGGCGGAGACCGCCCAGCGCGCGGACCGCTGGCTCGCCGAACTCGCCGAGGAAGGAATGGAGTTCATGCTGACGCTGGGCCAGTAG
- a CDS encoding NAD(P)/FAD-dependent oxidoreductase produces MNLRAEAVIIGGGVIGTSIAWHLARAGVRDVVLVERDELAAGSTSRAAGGVRAQFSDELNIRLGARSLEAFGRFEEEVGQDIGLHRVGYLFLLSTPGQVASFEAGVRLQNSLGVPSRLLAPEEARRLSPLIRTDGLLAAAYSPDDGHCTPEAVVHGYARAARAHGARILRHTEATGIELRGDTITAVSTTLGRIETGTVVCAAGAWSRAVGAMVGLDLPVRPLRRQIAVTGPVPGLPAALPMTIDFTTSLYFHREGPGLLLGMSDPDERPGFATDSHDRWIPRLTEAMQQRAPALLELPRTGGWAGLYENTPDHNALIGEATSVSRFLYATGFSGHGFLQGPAVGEVIRDLYLGRVPFLDISPLSAGRFTAGAPRPEANLV; encoded by the coding sequence GTGAACCTTCGGGCCGAGGCGGTCATCATCGGCGGCGGGGTGATCGGCACGAGCATCGCCTGGCACCTGGCGCGCGCCGGAGTGCGGGACGTGGTCCTCGTCGAACGGGACGAACTCGCCGCCGGCTCCACCTCCAGAGCCGCCGGCGGCGTACGGGCGCAGTTCTCCGACGAGCTGAACATCCGGCTCGGCGCGCGCAGCCTGGAGGCGTTCGGCCGCTTCGAGGAAGAGGTCGGGCAGGACATCGGGCTGCACCGGGTCGGCTATCTGTTCCTGCTCTCCACGCCCGGTCAGGTGGCCTCGTTCGAGGCGGGCGTGCGGCTCCAGAACTCCCTCGGGGTGCCCAGCCGCCTGCTCGCCCCCGAGGAGGCCCGCCGGCTCTCCCCGCTGATCCGCACCGACGGCCTGCTGGCCGCCGCGTACTCCCCGGACGACGGCCACTGCACCCCCGAGGCCGTCGTCCACGGCTATGCGCGTGCCGCCCGCGCCCACGGCGCCCGCATCCTGCGCCACACCGAGGCCACCGGCATCGAACTGCGCGGCGACACCATCACCGCGGTCAGCACGACCCTCGGCCGGATCGAGACGGGCACGGTGGTCTGCGCGGCCGGCGCCTGGTCCCGCGCGGTCGGCGCCATGGTGGGCCTGGACCTGCCGGTACGGCCGCTGCGCCGGCAGATCGCCGTCACCGGACCGGTACCCGGCCTGCCGGCCGCGCTGCCCATGACCATCGACTTCACCACCAGTCTCTACTTCCACCGCGAGGGCCCCGGCCTGCTGCTCGGCATGTCCGACCCGGACGAGAGGCCGGGCTTCGCCACCGACAGCCACGACCGCTGGATCCCGCGGCTCACCGAGGCGATGCAGCAGCGCGCACCCGCCCTGCTGGAGCTGCCCCGCACCGGCGGCTGGGCCGGCCTGTACGAGAACACGCCCGATCACAACGCGCTGATCGGCGAGGCGACTTCCGTGTCCCGTTTCCTGTACGCCACCGGCTTCTCCGGGCACGGCTTCCTCCAGGGACCGGCCGTCGGCGAGGTGATCCGCGACCTGTACCTCGGACGCGTACCCTTCCTGGACATCAGCCCCCTGAGCGCCGGCCGGTTCACGGCCGGCGCCCCGCGCCCGGAGGCCAACCTGGTATGA
- the ribA gene encoding GTP cyclohydrolase II, with amino-acid sequence MTENTSVNIGVLGTKSPRRSGAERVVNAPLPTVYGKFQAVGYLDHDRGDEQVALVYGEIGPDNVLVRLHSECLTGDAFGSRHCECGDQLEAAMRAVVTEGSGIVVYLRGHEGRGIGLLAKLRAMALQAEGLDTVEANLALGLPVDARDYRVAAEILRDLGVRSVRLMSNNPRKREALVRHGIQVAEQVPLLIEPCESNITYLRTKRERMDHHLPHLDAVAHGS; translated from the coding sequence ATGACAGAAAACACCAGCGTCAACATCGGCGTACTCGGCACGAAGTCCCCCCGGCGTTCGGGTGCCGAACGGGTGGTGAATGCACCGCTGCCCACCGTGTACGGGAAATTCCAGGCGGTCGGCTACCTGGACCACGACCGCGGTGACGAGCAAGTGGCCCTGGTGTACGGCGAGATCGGCCCCGACAACGTGCTGGTCCGGCTGCACTCGGAGTGCCTGACCGGGGACGCGTTCGGCTCCCGGCACTGCGAGTGCGGGGACCAGCTGGAGGCCGCGATGCGCGCCGTGGTCACCGAGGGCAGCGGCATCGTCGTCTACCTGAGGGGGCACGAGGGCCGCGGGATCGGCCTGCTGGCCAAGCTGCGCGCGATGGCCCTCCAGGCGGAGGGCCTGGACACGGTGGAGGCGAACCTCGCGCTGGGCCTGCCGGTCGACGCCCGCGACTACCGCGTGGCCGCGGAGATCCTGCGCGACCTCGGGGTGCGCTCGGTACGGCTGATGTCCAACAACCCGCGCAAGCGGGAGGCGCTGGTCCGGCACGGCATCCAGGTCGCCGAGCAGGTGCCGCTGCTGATCGAGCCGTGCGAGAGCAACATCACCTACCTGCGGACCAAGCGGGAGCGGATGGACCACCACCTGCCGCACCTGGACGCCGTCGCCCACGGCTCCTGA
- a CDS encoding lysylphosphatidylglycerol synthase transmembrane domain-containing protein: MAPATASPTSVTPAGATAPAPAASAEEAASGGAAVAPEAPAPRRRGSQALRTRVGTLAGVGILGFLLWRLGTGALVDGLRRIDTATVVAALAIGGVTTAFSAWRWQLVARGLRLRLPLVPAVADYYRALFLNAALPGGILGDVHRAVRHGQSEGDVRRGVKAVVLERVAGQIALAVAGAVVLLTLPSPVRAEVRGFAPLAALAAVGALAVVLAVRMNRPSARPGGGALRRTLGEARQGLVSRHSGPGVALSSAIVLAGHLLMFVVAARVAGSAAPVAALLPLAVLALLAMGLPLNVGGFGPREGVTAWAFGAAGLGADTGVAVAVVYGVLSLLASLPGAAVLAWRWYETVRRGTPAPAPDAALGDGLTTGTAPTGPGRGSTRRYSRPAGEVSSARYGSKDSARLASSSFPFSAEPREGRPMTPDSV, translated from the coding sequence GTGGCGCCGGCGACGGCGTCCCCCACGAGCGTGACCCCGGCCGGCGCCACGGCCCCCGCGCCCGCCGCGTCGGCCGAAGAGGCCGCTTCGGGTGGGGCGGCCGTGGCCCCGGAGGCCCCCGCCCCCCGGCGCCGCGGCTCCCAGGCGCTGCGTACGCGGGTGGGTACCCTCGCCGGGGTCGGCATCCTCGGCTTCCTGCTGTGGCGGCTCGGTACCGGCGCGCTGGTCGACGGGCTGCGGCGGATCGACACGGCGACGGTGGTGGCCGCGCTGGCGATCGGCGGGGTCACCACCGCGTTCAGTGCCTGGCGGTGGCAGCTGGTGGCGCGCGGGCTGCGGCTGCGGCTGCCACTGGTCCCCGCCGTCGCCGACTACTACCGGGCGCTGTTCCTGAACGCGGCTCTGCCCGGCGGGATCCTGGGCGACGTGCACCGGGCGGTCCGGCACGGACAGAGCGAGGGTGACGTCCGGCGCGGGGTGAAGGCGGTCGTCCTCGAACGCGTCGCGGGTCAGATCGCGCTGGCCGTCGCCGGTGCGGTGGTGCTGCTGACCCTGCCGTCCCCGGTACGCGCCGAGGTCCGCGGCTTCGCCCCGCTCGCGGCCCTGGCCGCCGTCGGCGCGCTCGCCGTCGTACTCGCCGTCCGGATGAACCGCCCGTCGGCCCGCCCGGGCGGCGGCGCGCTGCGCCGGACGCTCGGCGAGGCCCGCCAGGGCCTGGTGTCACGGCACAGCGGACCGGGTGTCGCGCTGTCCTCCGCGATCGTCCTGGCCGGACACCTGCTCATGTTCGTCGTGGCGGCCCGGGTCGCCGGCTCGGCCGCCCCGGTCGCGGCGCTGCTGCCGCTCGCGGTGCTCGCCCTGCTGGCCATGGGCCTGCCGCTGAACGTAGGCGGCTTCGGCCCCCGCGAGGGCGTCACCGCCTGGGCGTTCGGCGCGGCGGGGCTCGGCGCGGACACCGGGGTCGCGGTCGCCGTCGTCTACGGCGTGCTGAGCCTCCTGGCGAGCCTGCCCGGCGCCGCCGTCCTGGCCTGGCGCTGGTACGAGACCGTCCGCCGCGGAACGCCGGCCCCCGCCCCCGACGCCGCGCTCGGCGACGGCCTGACGACCGGGACCGCCCCCACGGGTCCCGGCCGCGGGTCCACCCGGCGCTACTCCCGTCCCGCGGGCGAGGTGAGCAGCGCGAGGTACGGCTCGAAGGACTCCGCGAGGCTCGCCAGCAGTTCCTTTCCCTTTTCCGCCGAACCGAGGGAAGGACGGCCGATGACGCCCGATTCGGTATAG